TTTGTTTTAATAAAAGAATTTTGAAAGAAATAATTCAAAAAGCTCTAAAGGAGAAAAAATGAAAAAAAATTATGCCGTTAGTTACCTTAAATGTATTGCAATTATTTTAGTTTTAATAACTCATAGTATTAGCCCAACAAGCGAACAGAGAATTGGCGGTCCATTTTGGATTGCAATGGCTGTACCAATTTTTTTGATTATCAGTGGATTCAACTTTACGGCATCTTGCGAAAATAAAAAGATTTTTGCAACTCGGGAATGGTTTCGACATAATAATTTATTACCTAAATTAAAACGAATACTTTTACCATATAGTGCTGTTTATGTTCTAGAGATATTCCTTATCTATATTAGTAAGAAATTGGAATTAACGAAAGGAATAATGATTTTTAATTATGTAACCGGTGGATTTGGACCAGGAAGCTATTATATTCCAATTTTGATTCAATTTCTACTTTTATTTCCTTTTATATTAATGGGATTTAAAAGTAAAGCTAAATTGACTTTTAGTATATTATTAGTTATAAATATAGCATTTGATATGGAGTCTACTTATTTATCTGGATATGCATATACGGCATCATTATATCGATTGATGATTTTTCGTTACTTTGGTTTTATAATAAGCGGCGTCATTTTATATTATTACCAAAAAAGAGTAAAAACAAGAGCAATGATTATATGTTTGTTTATTGGATTTGTATATATTTTATTCAAAAATTATTTAGGGATGAAGCCGATTGTTTTTACACTTTGGCCAACAACTTCTCTGCCTACGGTATTATGGGTATTTCCAATTGTATTTTGGAGTTTGAAATATTTGAATATACACCCTAAAAATCAGATTATGCATGTTTATGAATATTGTGGAGATGCATCATATCATATTTTTTTGACGCAAATGGTCTATTATTGTGGAATGGGAAAAATTGTAATCCAAAGCACAAATGAGTTAGTTGGAACAATCCTCAATGTAATA
This region of Eubacterium sp. 1001713B170207_170306_E7 genomic DNA includes:
- a CDS encoding acyltransferase family protein, yielding MKKNYAVSYLKCIAIILVLITHSISPTSEQRIGGPFWIAMAVPIFLIISGFNFTASCENKKIFATREWFRHNNLLPKLKRILLPYSAVYVLEIFLIYISKKLELTKGIMIFNYVTGGFGPGSYYIPILIQFLLLFPFILMGFKSKAKLTFSILLVINIAFDMESTYLSGYAYTASLYRLMIFRYFGFIISGVILYYYQKRVKTRAMIICLFIGFVYILFKNYLGMKPIVFTLWPTTSLPTVLWVFPIVFWSLKYLNIHPKNQIMHVYEYCGDASYHIFLTQMVYYCGMGKIVIQSTNELVGTILNVIICLSAGCLFYFIENKFWNFKKLNILKNE